One Candidatus Bathyarchaeia archaeon genomic window, CTCGATTCTAGTGACACAGACAGAGGATGAGATCGCGGCCATAACCATGGCGACGGGAGCTGCGCTGACGGGAGCGAGAGCCGCAACGTCCACGTCGGGTCCGGGCTTTTCCTTGATGGTCGAGGGATTGGGATGGGCGGGAATGAACGAGGTTCCGCTCGTCATAACCCACTACCAGAGAGGCGGTCCAGCGACGGGACAACCGACGAGACATGAGCAGGGAGATCTGAAGTTCGTCCTCAGCGCCGCCCACGGGGAGTTCCCGAGAATCGTCTTGTGCTCAGGGGACATGGAAGAAAGCTTCTACGACGCGATCAGGATTTTCAACTATGCAGAACGATTCCAGATGCCCAGCATCCACTTGATCGACAAGGGACTAGCGAACAACAGCATGACCATTACCCCACCAAAAGGCGATCTAGTCCCAATTCAAAGGGGAAAACTGATCCAAGGAGACCATCAGGGAAATGGCGATGCGGAACCATACAGACGATTTGCTTTCACCGAGGACGGCGTCTCGCCGAGAGCAGTTCTAGGAACGCCAGGCTATCGCTTCTGGAACACTGGAGACGAGCATGATGAGATGGGACACATCGAGGAAGACCCGGACAACAGGGTGAAAATGATGACGAAGAGGATGACGAAGCTCGAGACGGCGGCGAAGGAGATTCCAGAAGAGGAGAAAGTGAACTTCTTCCGCTCCTCCAAGAAACAAGCAGACGTCACGATTGTAAGCTGGGGATCCACCAAAGGACCCATACTCGACGCGATGAAACTACTAGAGAAAGACGGGATCGGGGTAGAATTTCTACAGATAAGACTCGTAAGCCCCTTCCCAACCGAGACAGTCAAACAAAAACTAGAGGGAGCCAAACTGTTGGTAGATATTGAACAGAACTATTCAGGCCAGATGGCGGCAGTAATAGCGGAAAAGACAATGATAGATATCAAGAACAAGATCGTGAAATTCAATGGTAGACCAATGTCACAAGACGAGATCTATCAATCAGTCAAACAAGTAATGTCCAACCCATCGCAAAACAGGAGAATCGTGCTAACACATGGCGCTTAGGCTCACCGACCTCAAGACAGAGGTCCACAACGACTGGTGCCCCGGATGCGGAGACTTTGGTATCGAAGCCTCGCTGAAAATGGCCCTAACAGAGATGCCTGTTGACATCAACAAGGTCGCACTATTCTCCGGAATCGGATGCTCCAGCAAACTCGTCCACTTCACCAACGCCTTCGGTATCCATACGCTGCACGGAAGAGTGCTAGGTTATGCGCAAGGCGCCAAGCTAGCTAATCCCGATCTCGAGGTTATCGCTGTGGGAGGAGACGGTGACGGGCTGGGGATTGGTGCAGGCCATTTCGTTCATGCTGGAAGACGGAACATCGATATGGCCTACATTATCCACGACAACGGCGTCTACGGCCTGACCAAAGGACAGGCTTCTCCGACACTACATCTCGGAATGCAGACGAAATCTCTTCCAGAGCCGAACATTAACAGCAATATCAATCCGATAATGCTCGCTTTAGCGTCAGGAATTACTTTCATCGCGCGAAGCTACGCCTACAATACGAGACATCTCAAAGAGATGATCAAGAAAGCCGTCGCCCACAAGGGCTTCGCACTAATAGACGCTCTCCAGCCATGTCCAACGTACAACGACATCAACACAAAAGAATGGTATGGTGGCGAAGATAGAATCGACTCTGCGACAAAGCGAGCGATGCCGCGAACGTACGATCTGGAGGCGACAGGCTACAATGGAAGGGTCACGGCAGATATGAGCGATGAAGAAATTGACAAACATCTTGTCCAGGTTATAGAGAAGTCGAGAGAATGGGGCGACAAGATCCCAATCGGGATCTTTTACCAAAACGAGACCGTGCCAACGTATGAGGAACGGATCAACGCGCGAAGCCCAAGTTACCTGAAAGAGCCACCTGCAAGTCAACGACTTGCGAAGATCGATGGAAAATCAATCGTGAATCTTGCGAATCTCTCAAGAGAACTCCTACTCGAAAGCTTGGCAGTAACGCAATAAAGCGTCACGAATCTAAGCAGATTCCTAGATTAACTTGGAGGATTGGGGCAGCATCAAGGTCAGCGGCTGACTCTCGCCGACAAGGATTACCCTAACTTATTGGCCACTCCAATAAGCCATAGCGAATTCTGACGGGGGTGAAGCCTAGAGTGTTCTTTGAGAAATCCAGAATGTCGAGGTTTGTTAGAGGAATATGTCTAGTCTCTTTTCGCACATCGTCCTCGACCATCCGGTCGTACTCGCGCTCGATCCGTCCCTTGACGGAGGCTGACATCCTCTATGGTCCTCCTTGGACGTTTTGCTGCCCCATTCAACCTTGATAGGCTTCCCCGGTCTGGCCAGCCGCGTCCTTCTCCAGTTTGCTGATCGAACCCTGCAGTTTGCGCTTTCGTGTCTCCATCTCCTTCAACCGTCTCTCCCAATCCTTGAACTGCATGTCCCGCAGAACCTGGTTCAACACCTGAGCCGTGTTTGTGGGGACCTGCGTCCAACGTTCGCGAACCTTCAGATCGACCTTCTCATCGAGCATCATCTCGCTCGACTTTGCTATGCTCTTTCGAAGCTGGACGACTAAGTCCGACCGGAGGCTGTCAGTTTCGTTTCCATCGACTCCATCGCTACTTTCCACCAAATTCGAACACTCAATTTCTTACAACCAACCGGCTTCGCGACGCGTCTTCTCTCGTAGTCCAAGCATTCTCCAGAACACACATGGTGTCAGGCGATTGTCGAAGCTACCAAGAAGCTACGTTACGAGCCGATTGCTAACCGAGATAGTAGATATCCTTCGAGACTATTAGGTGGGACCCCGCCGAATCACGCGGCCATTGGTACTCGTTAGAGATGAAGGCGATAGTCTCCCCTTTTACCGTCCAGAGTATTGAGTCCTTTTGTCACATGCTCCCGAAAGAGGGTGGCTGCCTGGCTCATCAAGTGGTCTTCAAATGGACTTGATCATTCCTTCCGATAAACCAATGGCTCTGGAGATGATATCACGTGTATCCCTGTTTCACGAGCTTCTTGATCTGTCAGACGAGGTACCCCCAACCGTTGGAGCAGGCCTCGTAGCATTCACACTCCGGCGCTAATCCAAGGGGCACGTCGGGGAGTAGTGGAGCCAATATAGAGAATCCATAAAGGTAAACCCAGAGACCGCCCGTCATGCCTCAGCTCCCACTACAGCCCAGTACTCAGAATATTGGCCGTAGGGTCAGTTCGGGAATTTCAGGTCTCGACGCGCTTCTCGATGGCGGCTTCCCAGAGGGCAAAGTAATCCTAGTTCTAGGCGAACCGGGAACAGGCAAGACGATTCTAGTGTCCCAATTCCTTCACAATGGGGTAACTCGGCAGGGAGACAAGGCAGTCTATGTAGGAATGAACGAACCCAAGACCCGGTTCATAGCCGAGATGATGAGCCTCAGCATGGACTTTACCAATCTCGAGAGCCAGGGCAAGTTTGGATATGTTGACGCGACAGAGGTCCGACGCATCCCAGAACAAGCAAAGGTTGGAAGAATCCCCGTCGGTGGAAGAGAGCTAGGTCTGGTCAATCTTATCGATCTCGTCCAAGAGGGAATCGACAAGGTCTCGCCTAAGAGGGTGGTTGTAGATTCAATATCGGACCTTGTCTTTCGTTTTCCGCAGATAGAAGAGCGACGACCGGCGGTTCTCGACATCGTTGAGGTGTTGCAGTCGACCGGAACAACGTGTCTCTTGACAAGCGAGCTTCCGACAACAGGAGAGGATAGGGTGTTGCAACCGGAAGAGTATCTTGCCGAAGGCGTCATTCTTCTACGTATTCTCAGGAAAGGAGTCCGGACCCTTCAGGTCTTGAAGATGCGAGGATCCAAAGTTGACACCACTCCGCGTCCTTATGTGATTAAGAACACTGGTCTCGAGGTCTATTCGACCGAGGAAGTTTACGGGCAGTCAACGGAGAAATGAGCCAAGCCAAGAGAGAGTCAACACCCGTTCCAGACCAAGTCATCGAAGTACTCAAGAACGCCAAGATCGGATACCTCTCCGTCCTGTCCAAGAGCGAAGAGCTCTACAGCTACCCCGTAGCCTTCCACTATTCAGATCAAAAACTCTACTTTATGACGCCTATCAGTGCGGCTAAGTTCAAGATTCTCAAGGCTAACCCGACAGTTTCGTTCATCGTCGACAATGGAAAGGTGACCACTGAAGCCTGTGGCGCGATGGTCCAAGGAAAGTCAAAGATCTTCACGATCGGCCGAACCCTAGTCTCCATCCTCTCTGTCGGACCGAAAATGATCGGCTTCACCAAAAAGTATCCGGGAATGTTATCTTTCTATGCACGTGGAAAGGAGCTTCCGGACGAGCGGAAGCTGTACAAGTACCGATTGATCAGAATAGATCCTTCGAAGATTATCTATTGGCTCGGCTACAAGTTCGGCAGGTTCGTCCCAAGGACCCAGCCAAGCAAAACGGGTCATTCGCTCAGACTTTCCAAAGACGAATCTGGTCTGGAGTTGTCGGCAAAACTTCTCGAATCATCAAATGATGAAGACGTCCTGGTCGGCCCCGTGGGCCTGGGGCATGATTGGATAGCCGGATTAGACTCAAGCGTCTCCGAAGGAACACTATCCGACCAAGAGAGAAAGATGCTTGGCAGTTTCAGAGGCCAAGTCTCTCCAGTAGCGGTTGCAGGTGCAGCCGTCAGTGGAGAGGAGAAGAACCTGCTTAGGATGTCGAAACGCTAGCTCCAATCTGTAACGCCCCAGCATCTTCCACTGCGGATATGTGTCCCAATAGGATTAGCGACTTGGCGCTTTTGTAAAGAGAAAACGCGCCGACGGCCACGATCGCAAAGGTGAGCACCTGTGAAAGATTCAATTGCGTGAGCAGTTGGATCTCGGATAGAGGCATTTCCGCCTGGCTGGCAAGCCAGAGGAAGAAGGTGCAGAGTCCTGTCCAAACAAGATGCTTCCTTAGGGTAGCGTCTCCTGATCTTCTTGCGCTGATCAGCAGCCCCAATGCCCCGATGAACAGAGCACCCCCATACGGAGCCACTTGCGAGAATCCCGAACTTATGGCCTGAATGACGGATGCAAGGGCACCACCGAGAGTTACAAGACCGAGAAAATATCTCAACTTGCTCCAGTGTAGGGTGTCCCTAGAAAGAGGATCCGATCGACGAGCCACCCGAATCGTCGTGTCCATCCATGCGAAGATGATTATGAAGCCTGACCCGATGATCGCTCCCCCTAGGATATTTACGGCGAGAGTGTTGAGGTTGAAGTATATCGCAAGGGTTAGGAACGATGATAATGCGACGAAGTAGATTCCCATCGCTACGACCCAGGATGCCTGTCTTCTGTATAGGCCGCGAACTAGAGCCCTTCTGATAATGAAAGCCCAATAGGCGGCGTACGAAAAGAGCACAGAGACTAGGAGCCAAGATGCAAAGAAAATCGTTGAAAGCTCACTTGGCATATGCTGTAATCTCCATTCTCTGATGTGTGAATGCAAAGTTGTAAAATCCAGGCAGAGGAGGCAGTCCCCGCATCTTCAGTATTCTCAGAAGGGGACGAATTCTCAACCCCTCTTCGTATAGACGAAGTTCGAGGACGCCATCGAAGAGCTGTTCCATCGCGGCTAGAACTTGCGGTTGGTGCATTCGATCCTCAAGGGTCGCCAACACCACTGAGTTGTACTGTTTCATTTCCGACAACAGTTGTGTTAGAAAGCGATAGATGGTCTCTGGCGAGTTCAGCATTAGCAGCGGGGATAGGACATCGGTTACGATCCGGGCTGGCTTCTCGCCGTTTTTCTTCAGAATCTCCTTGATGCTGAACGACAATCCCGGGAGGTCGTTAATGTCGACCTTTGTCTGGCCGCCCTCTCTTGCAAACCAGACTGTTGGTCCTTTGATCTCTGCACCGAACGCCTTCACGTCCTGAATTATCTCTGAAACAGCTAACCTAGTGACATAGAGGCAAAAGTCGCCCTGTGAGAGCCCGGCTTGAGTAAACCAGTAGCCCAGGGCCTCTTTCCCGATGCCCGGCGGTCCGACCACCAGGATGGCCGACTTTGGAGGGTAGCCATCTTTGAGAAGATGATCCAGCTCCCCGACCCCGGTTGAGACCAAGCGACAGCAAGCTGGAAGATGGGTCGGCGAGACTATGAAAGTTGCGCTTTCCAAAAGACCCAATACGGGGCCGAGATCGTTAGATCAGCTCGGTACAGCTAGGTTCAATTCGGGATATTGTTCCTGTAGCTCTTCGAGGGCTCCAGGCTTGAATATTTCTTTGAATGTTCGACGCTTGCCATCTTCGAACGTCTCCTCTGGATACCACTTCGATCCGAAAGCTATCAAGCGCAACAATATCGGCAATGTATCCACACCTTTCTCGGTAATTGACCAGCGAACAATGCCCTGTGACCCATCCTTCTCTACATGTTTCCCGATGAGCCCCTCCTCCTCAAGCTCTTTCAGCCGCACAGACAAGACCCTGGGCGTAATTCCGGGAATTGA contains:
- a CDS encoding RAD55 family ATPase encodes the protein MGLLESATFIVSPTHLPACCRLVSTGVGELDHLLKDGYPPKSAILVVGPPGIGKEALGYWFTQAGLSQGDFCLYVTRLAVSEIIQDVKAFGAEIKGPTVWFAREGGQTKVDINDLPGLSFSIKEILKKNGEKPARIVTDVLSPLLMLNSPETIYRFLTQLLSEMKQYNSVVLATLEDRMHQPQVLAAMEQLFDGVLELRLYEEGLRIRPLLRILKMRGLPPLPGFYNFAFTHQRMEITAYAK
- a CDS encoding pyridoxamine 5'-phosphate oxidase family protein codes for the protein MSQAKRESTPVPDQVIEVLKNAKIGYLSVLSKSEELYSYPVAFHYSDQKLYFMTPISAAKFKILKANPTVSFIVDNGKVTTEACGAMVQGKSKIFTIGRTLVSILSVGPKMIGFTKKYPGMLSFYARGKELPDERKLYKYRLIRIDPSKIIYWLGYKFGRFVPRTQPSKTGHSLRLSKDESGLELSAKLLESSNDEDVLVGPVGLGHDWIAGLDSSVSEGTLSDQERKMLGSFRGQVSPVAVAGAAVSGEEKNLLRMSKR
- a CDS encoding helix-turn-helix domain-containing protein; the encoded protein is MEQSVQKHDEIQDPSRLVLLQVKFAKCPIKTSLGVLGKKWTMLLLRDIGFRRIGRFNRLLESIPGITPRVLSVRLKELEEEGLIGKHVEKDGSQGIVRWSITEKGVDTLPILLRLIAFGSKWYPEETFEDGKRRTFKEIFKPGALEELQEQYPELNLAVPS
- a CDS encoding ATPase domain-containing protein, with translation MPQLPLQPSTQNIGRRVSSGISGLDALLDGGFPEGKVILVLGEPGTGKTILVSQFLHNGVTRQGDKAVYVGMNEPKTRFIAEMMSLSMDFTNLESQGKFGYVDATEVRRIPEQAKVGRIPVGGRELGLVNLIDLVQEGIDKVSPKRVVVDSISDLVFRFPQIEERRPAVLDIVEVLQSTGTTCLLTSELPTTGEDRVLQPEEYLAEGVILLRILRKGVRTLQVLKMRGSKVDTTPRPYVIKNTGLEVYSTEEVYGQSTEK
- a CDS encoding 2-oxoacid:ferredoxin oxidoreductase subunit alpha, translated to MTGGPQGSGVDSSANIFARACVLGGLWTFGLREYYSSIKGPHSYFEVRVNSDKIRSHVNNVDVLATFDAETLIRHADEVTPGGGILYDPTFANIEIDKIDSIETPVVLRIKARLAKQGLPGSVSGILDEARKRGVNLFPMPYNDIIAKTAAQIGEHQLSKLSRIVNVLSVAASFAILGFDEAYLNQSIERAFASKRKVVDMNEIGAKLAYDAAKSQLKQQFPFQLHPIQNQPRLLLMGVEAVALGKLVGGCRVQTYYPITPAADESEFLESHGNFDISVGNNPGQKGSILVTQTEDEIAAITMATGAALTGARAATSTSGPGFSLMVEGLGWAGMNEVPLVITHYQRGGPATGQPTRHEQGDLKFVLSAAHGEFPRIVLCSGDMEESFYDAIRIFNYAERFQMPSIHLIDKGLANNSMTITPPKGDLVPIQRGKLIQGDHQGNGDAEPYRRFAFTEDGVSPRAVLGTPGYRFWNTGDEHDEMGHIEEDPDNRVKMMTKRMTKLETAAKEIPEEEKVNFFRSSKKQADVTIVSWGSTKGPILDAMKLLEKDGIGVEFLQIRLVSPFPTETVKQKLEGAKLLVDIEQNYSGQMAAVIAEKTMIDIKNKIVKFNGRPMSQDEIYQSVKQVMSNPSQNRRIVLTHGA
- a CDS encoding 2-oxoacid:ferredoxin oxidoreductase subunit beta — protein: MALRLTDLKTEVHNDWCPGCGDFGIEASLKMALTEMPVDINKVALFSGIGCSSKLVHFTNAFGIHTLHGRVLGYAQGAKLANPDLEVIAVGGDGDGLGIGAGHFVHAGRRNIDMAYIIHDNGVYGLTKGQASPTLHLGMQTKSLPEPNINSNINPIMLALASGITFIARSYAYNTRHLKEMIKKAVAHKGFALIDALQPCPTYNDINTKEWYGGEDRIDSATKRAMPRTYDLEATGYNGRVTADMSDEEIDKHLVQVIEKSREWGDKIPIGIFYQNETVPTYEERINARSPSYLKEPPASQRLAKIDGKSIVNLANLSRELLLESLAVTQ